In Zonotrichia leucophrys gambelii isolate GWCS_2022_RI chromosome 8, RI_Zleu_2.0, whole genome shotgun sequence, one genomic interval encodes:
- the MRPL37 gene encoding large ribosomal subunit protein mL37, whose translation MAAMAAGPKALRRAGVAAAGVAAAAVATRGLTRGIVTRAGRPRHRAPLPRTPWTVRGPPPEVLAEMAEPRPVREQVELDTITYAERLHYVPGLARPRFPPWERGWRDPWHSPGPRYEEMPLYKERGCYICHQGVRMLEGVRQAQWLTKTKLVEGLPPAVQAIMDNPALGLQELEERAKHMVSHARLWDTAEAAPRRERYCPVLFENLIHICRLMSGKYPALSKRMLARNCRIAATWERESILLQVRGLSGILMNSMSPLAPVASKEEILATKEHVLETFYPIAPTIDLQEVNVYKELNDTGFRDGYPYSHPHTLFFLESANVRTDRFRPEQLRAKMLMFAFGNALAKARALHGNDPKVLEQPIVVQSIGTDGQLFQFMVFQLNTTDLVSNDGVKNLVWIDSDQNLYERAQCVPEVKKGVVTKPAGISGFQPDTFKKFLALYLHGTV comes from the exons atggcgGCGATGGCGGCGGGGCCGAAGGCGCTGAGGCGGGCGGGGGTGGCGGCTGCGGGGGTGGCGGCTGCGGCGGTGGCGACGCGGGGCCTCACCCGCGGCATCGTCACCCgcgcggggcggccccgccacCGCGCGCCGCTTCCACGCACGCCCTGGACCGTGCGCGGGCCGCCGCCGGAGGTGCTGGCGGAGATGGCGGAGCCGCGGCCGGTGCGGGAGCAGGTGGAGCTGGACACCATCACGTACGCGGAGCGGCTGCACTACGTGCCCGGCCTGGCCCGGCCGCGCTTCCCGCCCTGGGAGCGCGGCTGGCGCGACCCCTGGCACTCGCCGGGGCCGCGCTACGAGGAGATGCCGCTGTACAAGGAGCGCGGGTGCTACATCTGCCATCAGGGTGTCCGCATGCTGGAAG GAGTGCGGCAGGCGCAGTGGCTCACCAAGACGAAGCTCGTGGAAGGTTTGCCCCCAGCCGTGCAGGCCATCATGGATAACCCGGCTCTtgggctccaggagctggaggagagggcGAAGCACATGGTGTCCCATGCTCGGCTCTGGGACACggcagaggctgctcccaggagggAACGATATTG cCCAGTGCTGTTTGAAAACCTGATACACATATGCCGGTTAATGTCTGGGAAGTATCCTGCTCTGAGTAAAAGGATGTTGGCTAGAAACTGCAGGATAGCAGCAACGTGGGAAAGAG AATCCATCCTCCTTCAGGTCCGTGGCCTGAGTGGAATACTCATGAACTCTATGAGCCCATTAGCACCAGTAGCCTCCAAGGAGGAGATACTGGCCACCAAAGAGCACGTTCTGGAGACCTTCTATCCCATTGCGCCCACCATCGACCTTCAGGAGGTGAATGTGTACAAAGAGCTCAATGATACAG GTTTCAGAGATGGTTATCCCTACTCTCACCCTCACACCCTGTTCTTCCTGGAGTCTGCCAACGTTCGCACCGACAGGTTCAGACCAGAGCAGCTCCGTGCTAAAATGCTGATGTTTGCTTTTGGCAACGCGCTGGCCAAGGCCAGGGCGCTCCACGGG AATGATCCCAAGGTTTTGGAGCAGCCAATAGTGGTGCAAAGCATTGGCACAGATGGACAGCTCTTCCAATTCATGGTGTTCCAGTTAAATACAACAGACCTTGTCTCTAATGATGGTGTAAAAAATCTAGTCTGGATTGACTCTGATCAGAACCTGTATGAGAGAGCCCAGTGTGTCCCAGAAGTCAAGAAGGGAGTTGTTACG AAGCCCGCTGGAATTTCTGGCTTTCAGCCAGACACATTCAAGAAGTTTCTGGCACTGTATCTGCATGGAACTGTGTGA